A single genomic interval of Acidobacteriota bacterium harbors:
- a CDS encoding cbb3-type cytochrome c oxidase subunit 3: protein MSLTDIMSASGLTSWTEVALILCFLTFTAIVVWVFAIRSKPSWEHQRNLPLEDDGSCEGHATAKGGDLQ, encoded by the coding sequence GTGAGCCTCACCGATATCATGAGCGCTTCCGGTCTCACGTCGTGGACAGAGGTGGCGCTGATCCTCTGTTTCCTGACCTTCACAGCGATCGTCGTCTGGGTCTTCGCGATCAGGAGCAAACCTTCGTGGGAACACCAGCGGAATCTGCCACTCGAAGACGACGGAAGCTGTGAAGGACACGCCACCGCGAAAGGAGGCGATCTCCAGTGA
- a CDS encoding c-type cytochrome: MSSEHLDQQFASEDQDYLLEHSYDGIQEYDNPLPRWWLAIFWATIFFAPLYILYFHFGGGMLGTERYDQEMIAFYDKQAEQLLALGEISEGTLTGLMDDASMMNGGKKIFQSKCATCHGLFGEGGIGPNLTDEFWLHGGQLMDIYKTVREGVPSKGMLAWERQLRPAELMAVTSFVGTLLGTDPPNAKQPQGDRQVRRAPETMETEVASDPEALETEVGPATS; this comes from the coding sequence GTGAGCAGCGAGCACCTCGATCAGCAGTTCGCGTCCGAGGACCAGGACTATCTACTGGAACACAGCTACGACGGCATCCAGGAGTACGACAATCCTCTGCCGCGATGGTGGCTAGCCATCTTCTGGGCGACAATTTTCTTTGCCCCGCTCTATATTCTCTACTTTCACTTCGGCGGCGGCATGCTCGGCACCGAGCGATACGATCAGGAGATGATCGCCTTTTACGACAAACAGGCGGAGCAACTGTTGGCGCTCGGCGAGATCAGCGAGGGTACGCTCACCGGTCTGATGGACGACGCGAGCATGATGAACGGTGGCAAGAAGATCTTCCAGTCGAAATGCGCCACATGCCATGGGCTATTCGGCGAGGGCGGCATCGGTCCCAACCTCACCGACGAATTCTGGCTCCACGGCGGACAGCTGATGGACATCTACAAGACGGTGAGGGAGGGCGTGCCGTCCAAGGGCATGCTGGCCTGGGAACGCCAACTTCGGCCGGCCGAGCTGATGGCGGTGACCTCATTCGTCGGTACGTTGCTCGGCACTGATCCGCCAAACGCCAAGCAGCCGCAGGGCGATCGACAGGTTCGTCGAGCGCCCGAAACAATGGAAACCGAGGTGGCGAGCGACCCGGAGGCGTTAGAGACCGAGGTCGGGCCCGCCACGTCCTGA
- the ccoN gene encoding cytochrome-c oxidase, cbb3-type subunit I, whose product MTVQIEQFSYDDAIVRKFTLMTFIWGVVGMLVGVIVALELAAPLFNFELPWISFGRLRPLHTNAVIFAFAGNAIFAGVYYSMQRLLKTAMFSKALSAIHFWGWQAIIVAAAVTLPLGITQGKEYAELQWPIDVAIAVIWVVFAINAFGTLAIRRERHIYVAIWFYIATIITIALLHIFNNLVVPAGLWRSYPIYAGVQDAFMQWWYGHNAVGFLLTTPFLGIMYYFLPKAANRPVFSYRLSIIHFWSLVFIYIWAGPHHLHYTALPAWASTLGMLFSLMLWMPSWGGMLNGLLTLRGAWDKVATDPVLKFFVVAVTFYGMSTFEGPLLSVKSVNLLSHYTDWTIAHVHSGALGWVGFLTFGMIYWLLPRLFQTELWSRKLAEAHFWIGTIGILLYIVAIYAAGLTQGLMWLAFDEEGYLKYGDFVETTVRLIPMYWVRVIGGFAYLSGVLLLGVNFFMTWKRRPSTYEVPVHEAPALSRDFVDHPEPATALKTSGAHVADVAYKLDRFFSTTWHRRWERLPLKFTVAVTITVIVASLFEIIPTFLIKSNVPTIATVMPYTPLELAGRDLYLGEGCYNCHSQMIRPIRAETERYGEYSKPGEFVWDHPFQWGSRRIGPDLQRVGGKYPHLWHVRHMDDPRAITAGSIMPAYPWMLTKDIDFGSIERVMSAHRNLGVPYSDEEIADGEAAAREQARAIADEIVVQGGPDGLAEKQIVALIAYLQRLGTDITKPEPVAVEEEIGPEGAADTAATKAASAATGEVS is encoded by the coding sequence ATGACCGTCCAGATCGAACAGTTCTCTTACGACGACGCTATCGTCCGCAAGTTCACCCTAATGACTTTCATCTGGGGCGTGGTCGGGATGCTTGTCGGCGTGATCGTCGCTTTGGAGCTCGCCGCACCGTTGTTCAACTTCGAGCTGCCGTGGATCTCCTTCGGCCGGCTGCGGCCGCTTCACACAAATGCCGTCATCTTCGCCTTCGCGGGCAATGCGATCTTCGCTGGCGTCTACTACTCGATGCAACGCCTGCTGAAGACGGCCATGTTCTCCAAAGCGCTGAGTGCCATTCACTTCTGGGGTTGGCAGGCGATCATCGTCGCCGCCGCAGTCACCCTCCCCCTCGGCATCACCCAAGGCAAGGAGTACGCCGAGCTGCAGTGGCCAATCGACGTCGCCATCGCGGTGATCTGGGTGGTCTTCGCGATCAACGCATTCGGAACCCTCGCAATCCGTCGTGAGCGGCACATTTACGTAGCGATCTGGTTCTACATCGCAACTATCATCACCATTGCTCTGCTCCACATCTTCAACAATCTGGTGGTGCCGGCCGGACTGTGGCGTAGCTACCCCATCTACGCCGGGGTCCAGGACGCCTTCATGCAGTGGTGGTACGGCCACAACGCGGTCGGATTCCTGCTGACCACACCCTTCCTGGGCATCATGTACTACTTCTTGCCGAAGGCCGCCAACCGCCCCGTCTTCTCCTACCGCCTGTCGATCATCCATTTCTGGTCGCTGGTCTTCATCTACATCTGGGCTGGGCCCCATCACCTCCATTACACCGCCCTGCCGGCGTGGGCCTCGACTCTTGGAATGCTCTTCTCGCTCATGCTCTGGATGCCGTCCTGGGGCGGCATGCTCAACGGCCTGCTGACACTGCGCGGAGCGTGGGACAAGGTCGCGACCGACCCTGTGCTGAAGTTCTTCGTGGTCGCCGTCACCTTTTACGGGATGTCCACCTTCGAGGGCCCGCTTTTGTCAGTCAAATCGGTCAACCTGCTCTCGCACTACACCGACTGGACGATCGCCCACGTTCATTCGGGCGCCCTCGGCTGGGTCGGCTTCCTGACCTTCGGCATGATCTACTGGCTGCTGCCGCGCCTCTTCCAGACCGAGCTCTGGAGCCGCAAGCTCGCCGAGGCGCACTTCTGGATCGGCACCATCGGCATTCTTCTCTACATCGTCGCGATCTATGCCGCCGGCCTCACCCAGGGCCTGATGTGGCTCGCCTTCGACGAAGAAGGCTACCTCAAGTACGGCGATTTCGTGGAGACCACCGTGCGTCTCATCCCGATGTACTGGGTAAGGGTCATCGGCGGCTTCGCCTATCTGAGTGGCGTCCTCCTGCTCGGAGTCAACTTCTTCATGACCTGGAAGCGGAGACCTTCGACCTACGAAGTGCCGGTGCACGAAGCCCCGGCATTGTCGAGGGACTTCGTCGATCACCCGGAGCCGGCGACTGCGCTCAAGACGAGTGGTGCTCATGTCGCCGATGTGGCGTACAAGCTGGACCGGTTTTTCTCGACAACATGGCACCGCCGGTGGGAACGGCTGCCGCTCAAGTTTACCGTCGCGGTGACGATCACGGTGATCGTCGCGTCGCTCTTCGAGATCATCCCGACGTTTCTCATCAAGTCCAATGTCCCGACGATCGCGACCGTGATGCCTTACACGCCACTTGAGCTCGCGGGCCGCGATCTCTACCTCGGCGAGGGCTGCTACAACTGCCACTCACAGATGATTCGGCCGATTCGAGCCGAGACCGAACGTTACGGCGAGTATTCCAAGCCGGGTGAGTTCGTGTGGGATCACCCCTTCCAGTGGGGCTCGCGCCGCATCGGGCCGGACCTGCAGAGGGTCGGTGGTAAGTACCCCCACCTGTGGCACGTCCGTCACATGGACGACCCACGGGCAATCACAGCAGGTTCGATCATGCCGGCCTACCCGTGGATGCTTACGAAGGATATCGATTTCGGCTCCATCGAGCGGGTCATGAGCGCCCACCGCAACCTCGGCGTTCCCTACAGCGATGAGGAAATTGCCGACGGAGAGGCCGCTGCCCGCGAGCAGGCGAGGGCGATTGCCGACGAGATCGTCGTCCAGGGAGGACCCGACGGCCTCGCTGAGAAACAGATAGTGGCCCTCATCGCCTATCTCCAGCGCCTCGGAACGGACATCACCAAGCCGGAGCCGGTGGCCGTCGAAGAGGAGATCGGACCGGAGGGTGCGGCGGACACTGCTGCCACCAAAGCGGCGTCGGCTGCAACCGGGGAGGTATCGTGA